A window of uncultured Fibrobacter sp. contains these coding sequences:
- the gltA gene encoding NADPH-dependent glutamate synthase has protein sequence MSEHLTREQLDAAAKVELEKINALPKPLKPKDKTAIPAQPMPQLEPSYRARVMEEVAQGYTEAQAIVEANRCLACKKPSCVESCPVHIDIPAFIAKIAEGDFKAAIAKIKETSLLPAICGRVCPQERQCQMNCTMGKMHKDVNQAVAIGRLERFAADYERNNGGASVPAVKPATGKKVAVIGSGPAGLVVAADVRREGHDVTIFEAFHKLGGVVRYGIPEFRLPKKIVDNEIESLAAMGVKFETNFVIGRTRKLKDLIEKDGFDAVFVGTGAGLPLFMNIEGENLVGVFAANEYLTRANLMRAYDKEHADTPMWPGKNVVVLGGGNVAMDAARMALRLGAEKVRIIYRRSMNELPARKEEVLHAQEEGVEFCVLQNPAKILGDEAGHVRGMLVDKYELGEPDEKGRPRPVKVEGASFEIECDTVLVAIGNGSNPLISNTTPELSVDKKGHILLEDATANKTFMEKVYAGGDIVLGAATVILAMGEGRRAAAGINEYLKK, from the coding sequence ATGTCTGAACATTTGACTCGTGAACAGTTGGACGCCGCCGCCAAGGTGGAACTTGAAAAGATTAACGCCCTTCCGAAGCCGCTCAAGCCCAAGGACAAGACTGCCATTCCGGCCCAGCCGATGCCGCAGCTCGAACCCAGCTACCGCGCCCGCGTGATGGAAGAAGTGGCTCAGGGTTACACCGAAGCCCAGGCTATTGTGGAAGCCAACCGCTGCCTCGCCTGTAAGAAGCCGTCCTGCGTCGAAAGCTGCCCGGTGCACATCGACATTCCGGCCTTCATCGCAAAGATTGCCGAAGGTGACTTCAAGGCTGCTATTGCGAAGATTAAGGAAACGAGCTTGCTCCCGGCAATCTGCGGCCGCGTTTGCCCGCAGGAACGCCAGTGCCAGATGAACTGCACCATGGGCAAGATGCACAAGGACGTGAACCAGGCTGTGGCTATCGGTCGCTTGGAACGCTTTGCTGCTGACTATGAACGCAACAACGGTGGCGCTTCTGTGCCGGCCGTGAAGCCTGCTACTGGCAAGAAGGTTGCTGTGATTGGTTCCGGTCCTGCCGGCCTGGTTGTCGCTGCTGACGTGCGCCGCGAAGGCCACGACGTGACCATCTTCGAAGCTTTCCACAAGCTCGGTGGTGTGGTCCGCTACGGTATTCCTGAATTCCGTCTTCCGAAGAAGATCGTGGACAACGAAATTGAATCCCTTGCTGCCATGGGCGTGAAGTTCGAGACAAATTTTGTCATCGGCCGTACTCGCAAGCTCAAGGACTTGATTGAAAAGGATGGCTTCGATGCCGTGTTCGTCGGTACCGGTGCAGGCCTCCCGCTCTTTATGAACATCGAAGGTGAAAACCTGGTCGGTGTGTTCGCCGCTAACGAATACCTGACCCGCGCTAACCTCATGCGCGCCTACGACAAGGAACATGCCGATACTCCGATGTGGCCCGGCAAGAACGTGGTCGTTCTCGGTGGTGGTAACGTCGCTATGGACGCTGCCCGTATGGCTCTCCGTCTCGGTGCCGAAAAGGTCCGCATCATTTACCGCCGCAGCATGAACGAACTCCCGGCCCGTAAGGAAGAAGTTCTCCATGCTCAGGAAGAGGGTGTCGAATTCTGCGTTCTGCAGAACCCGGCCAAGATTCTTGGCGACGAAGCCGGCCACGTGCGCGGCATGCTCGTCGACAAGTACGAACTCGGCGAACCCGATGAAAAGGGCCGTCCGCGTCCGGTCAAGGTCGAAGGCGCAAGCTTCGAAATCGAATGCGACACCGTGCTCGTTGCTATCGGTAACGGTTCTAACCCGCTTATCAGCAACACCACGCCGGAACTCTCCGTCGACAAGAAGGGTCACATCCTTCTCGAAGATGCAACCGCCAACAAGACCTTTATGGAAAAGGTCTACGCCGGTGGCGACATCGTGCTGGGTGCCGCAACCGTGATCCTCGCCATGGGTGAAGGTCGTCGTGCTGCTGCAGGCATCAACGAATATTTGAAGAAATAA
- a CDS encoding sulfide/dihydroorotate dehydrogenase-like FAD/NAD-binding protein, whose product MAKILFKKQMSSAVYMFRVEAPLIAQERKAGQFIILQTNKDNGERVPLTIADADTTEGSITLIFQTVGKTTTELSKFEVGDDIPVLVGPLGSPTHIENFGHVVCVCGGVGIAPMHPIVQALKAAGNKVTIIMGARNESLFLMKDEMTALADNIIFMTDDGSYGRKGLVTEPLKELCEDTKGKPDMVIAIGPPIMMKFCALTTKPYGVKTVVSLNSIMVDGTGMCGGCRVTIGGKTKFVCVDGPEFDGHEVDWNNMLQRMGAFKPQEQESLHRFGANDGHKCNIDKMADAKAKESK is encoded by the coding sequence ATGGCAAAAATTCTCTTTAAAAAACAAATGTCTTCCGCGGTCTACATGTTCCGCGTCGAGGCCCCGCTGATCGCTCAAGAGCGTAAGGCCGGCCAGTTTATCATCCTCCAGACGAACAAGGACAACGGCGAACGCGTGCCTCTCACCATCGCCGATGCCGACACGACTGAAGGCTCTATCACCCTGATTTTCCAGACGGTTGGCAAGACCACCACCGAACTTTCCAAGTTCGAAGTCGGTGACGATATTCCCGTGCTCGTGGGCCCGCTCGGCTCTCCGACCCACATCGAGAATTTTGGCCACGTGGTTTGCGTGTGCGGTGGCGTGGGTATCGCCCCGATGCACCCGATTGTTCAGGCCCTCAAGGCTGCAGGCAACAAGGTCACCATCATTATGGGTGCCCGTAACGAAAGCCTGTTCCTCATGAAGGACGAAATGACAGCTCTCGCCGACAACATCATCTTCATGACCGACGACGGTTCCTATGGCCGCAAGGGTCTCGTGACCGAACCGCTGAAGGAACTCTGCGAAGACACCAAGGGCAAGCCCGACATGGTGATCGCTATCGGTCCTCCGATCATGATGAAGTTCTGCGCCCTCACCACCAAGCCCTACGGCGTGAAGACCGTGGTGAGCCTCAACAGCATCATGGTGGACGGGACCGGCATGTGCGGTGGCTGCCGCGTGACTATCGGCGGCAAGACGAAGTTCGTCTGCGTCGATGGTCCGGAATTCGACGGCCACGAAGTCGACTGGAACAACATGCTCCAGCGTATGGGCGCCTTCAAGCCCCAGGAACAGGAATCTCTGCACCGCTTCGGTGCAAACGATGGCCACAAGTGCAACATTGACAAGATGGCTGACGCAAAGGCCAAGGAGAGCAAGTAA
- a CDS encoding glutamate--tRNA ligase family protein: MSGTIRFAPSPTGYLHEGHLLSALFVWAAAKKWNLRVHLRIEDHDQGRARKEYIDSIREDLAWLGFTYDSESIQSNRSEIYQRVLQHLAERGLVYPCYCSRKQLLAENPRSETGEVIYQGKCFRRENARKLATDERREIVPHSLRIIIPDKVISWHDERLGTFYENPKKQCGDFPIRDRDGYWTYQFAVCVDDLAQGITHIIRGEDILNSTARQIALTEMIADACQGDATLHFPPYQRPKYLHHPLIVDSTGKKLSKREHAHSLRQDKEAGTTPEQLFGRLLFKVGIAQSDTPTPLDAALGQIIRIL; the protein is encoded by the coding sequence ATGTCCGGAACAATCCGCTTTGCACCGAGTCCCACGGGATACCTGCACGAAGGTCACCTGCTTTCGGCTTTGTTCGTTTGGGCAGCCGCAAAAAAATGGAACCTAAGGGTTCACCTGCGCATCGAAGACCACGACCAGGGTCGCGCCCGCAAGGAATACATCGACAGCATCCGCGAAGACCTCGCCTGGCTCGGTTTTACCTACGATAGCGAAAGCATCCAGAGCAACCGCAGCGAAATCTACCAAAGAGTCCTGCAGCACCTTGCCGAAAGGGGGCTCGTGTACCCCTGCTACTGCAGTCGAAAGCAGCTCCTGGCCGAAAATCCGCGAAGCGAAACCGGCGAAGTAATTTACCAGGGAAAGTGTTTTAGACGAGAGAACGCTCGCAAGCTCGCTACAGACGAAAGACGAGAGATTGTTCCGCACAGTTTGCGCATCATTATTCCAGATAAAGTAATCAGCTGGCACGACGAGCGCCTCGGAACCTTTTACGAAAATCCGAAAAAACAATGTGGCGATTTTCCAATCCGTGACCGCGACGGTTACTGGACCTATCAATTCGCCGTCTGCGTCGACGACCTCGCCCAAGGTATCACGCACATTATTCGGGGCGAGGACATCCTGAATTCCACGGCCCGCCAAATAGCCCTCACCGAAATGATCGCCGATGCCTGCCAGGGCGATGCCACCCTCCACTTTCCGCCCTATCAGCGCCCCAAGTACCTACACCACCCCCTCATTGTAGATAGCACCGGAAAAAAGCTTTCCAAGCGCGAACACGCCCATAGCCTAAGGCAAGACAAAGAAGCCGGAACCACCCCCGAACAGCTTTTCGGGCGTCTCCTTTTCAAGGTGGGAATCGCCCAAAGCGATACCCCCACCCCCCTCGACGCCGCTCTTGGACAAATTATCCGTATTTTATAG
- a CDS encoding SPOR domain-containing protein, producing MRKFLAVMSLCAAAVVTSNASEPTDLDSLFRGKEYKPVLSASLRDSSTSESAVQGKASAKAAKSDGYYMLQFESVADFDAAQRRRAQISASTGYAIQVVFDAPFYKLRGGGWGSKKAAEDKARELSAYNITAFVVKVK from the coding sequence ATGCGAAAGTTTTTAGCTGTTATGAGTTTGTGTGCCGCCGCTGTCGTAACGTCGAATGCGTCGGAACCTACGGATCTGGATTCCCTTTTCCGTGGCAAGGAATATAAGCCTGTACTGAGTGCGTCTCTCCGCGATTCCTCTACAAGCGAATCCGCTGTTCAGGGAAAGGCTTCGGCAAAGGCGGCGAAGTCTGACGGCTATTATATGCTCCAGTTTGAATCTGTTGCCGATTTTGATGCTGCCCAGCGTCGCCGTGCGCAGATTTCTGCAAGTACGGGGTATGCCATTCAGGTGGTGTTCGATGCTCCGTTCTACAAGCTGCGTGGTGGTGGCTGGGGAAGCAAGAAGGCGGCAGAGGACAAGGCCCGCGAGCTTTCCGCTTATAACATCACCGCATTCGTCGTGAAGGTGAAGTAG
- a CDS encoding fibro-slime domain-containing protein, translating to MKNTSVNSLWKWALGAGMLVAGVQSVWAGCAGTLYFKKPADWPSSFFVTMNNIDAPVDSSNYNATSGYYEYDLANAGGEAQETAFGLSTSKTAPLQYILMSEWNGSSPYDPNLPKNQRDIKCPGAGNKVYVMQDPLHDGKTFAGSEPSNAKFFYFLVPQDEGWQSDNVMINIDGTKDTAMAPAVDMCGWYYMAFDGDKVPSSIVLYRKNEPTEQLGLNGMNEAASQATPINLATYFNAFNTNTLYFVPDEDDWNDLTQGGWATVDPGIPEAGDTERCSYKLAALIYDTDRELNKLFTDYNADKSEPCVGVHKDIVKKDLNPATKKPEYSGSANAQKCFHSESEFSTLFNYVPNVNEVQCFDMPFRHYGKDTRWGYDSDSNKIGNFIGGFYPLEHDGDTYTLDASGDMVVSDGKFGDANVVVINGVPQGPTWKARRKRMAEAPVPVKDTVKNFDQYCTTPGWPGGRDCNGLFNDGEQPSVWDWGTRQDWKAMNGNKNLPRNQHFCFESHAKFTYYEDQEFTFRGDDDIWVFINNKLVVDAGGPHLATPGHVVLKNLNSATAYGDGFLVPGNEYDLDIFFCDRRTSMSNVIIKTNMYIRQKQDITLTRDKTVTDSKSYDVCYSETGDGSCAAVAVGSDEGLTCCGSDFTNKPECAGLDISYWLVEGRKISDSTSARSKHITTPGQYNCIIDLTNWTKPSVGKAEDVCELGTGRYTLFMKIGNKSKQVATFRPQGEVDVIYRDGIAQDTNGVEMTGGRYSVTTSAMAGDWVPVYISSVHEPKSSSDPLDILPMDASNVPYTLNADPLMQVCLKVADDGSCAELLTAANANRTIGPTGVDTVFVTVLETDFEKADNGQKEVGISVVGRTNTMKIKFFLPVIQFIEAIPDSGVLPVAKSGDTEADGNNGERWVGSVVDLYLAIFKPDGDGGIIPCPDCKLTIHMYSGADGTSEGIVFSQPETTFENGYAVISLTSENKEYRRPDHPAKIVVANALGTVTAEYSPIFFRTPPVPTPRLADVFDVRGKTLPGYKIHEKYYREDQEYLDGIADSVAIYYHRAIPKDSLPIKVCIIWDSTVTSTDDLKVDFSLAEEGLTKKKDSEEKIFCNTLQPIDASMTSCSGDLCTNVLKIGGLKLSEVAKTGGRGRIISYAKFCDADESICNDSQKKAAYEVIQGFQTDLIDRVAPVPLRVEVKTLRDKGGDLLDRDSLVVVMSEPVDLVSKDNKKSSMDYFLNSATDIQDEASRYASVVDGGTTKVTALLEPALSELDDQGRVRYTYSRENIGPHKGDYLRVTGNTETVYWTDKAEYNVSGSDTLRNVEEDAKFNWNSPTGLDDKSGRLPSPWVLIVGEGEKNVIEKNFGHTSDAEPGPAVYVRSFLTSVSKDEILRDSVNVPGHFVMPDMFGLILENEIEDVSDVYFSYEVEYFTNLGSFVASKSGKIYCDDKFNTEVDQNGKKIQYFDGGKCNDPGKDRNFFIAWNMRSDKGRQVGTGAYIVKFNSFVKLGDHGKDNKQESTSIWGVRRSKIK from the coding sequence ATGAAGAATACATCAGTGAACTCCCTGTGGAAGTGGGCTTTGGGTGCAGGTATGCTCGTTGCAGGTGTGCAGAGTGTATGGGCTGGCTGTGCTGGTACGCTTTATTTTAAGAAGCCTGCTGACTGGCCGTCATCTTTCTTTGTGACGATGAATAATATTGATGCTCCAGTGGATTCATCTAATTATAATGCGACTTCGGGCTATTATGAATATGATTTGGCTAATGCGGGTGGTGAAGCTCAGGAAACCGCTTTTGGCTTATCGACTTCAAAAACAGCTCCGTTGCAGTATATTCTTATGTCGGAATGGAATGGTAGTTCTCCTTATGATCCTAACCTTCCGAAGAATCAACGTGACATTAAGTGCCCCGGTGCCGGTAACAAGGTCTATGTGATGCAGGATCCCCTGCACGATGGCAAGACCTTTGCTGGTTCTGAACCTTCCAATGCAAAATTTTTCTATTTCCTTGTTCCCCAGGACGAAGGCTGGCAGTCCGACAACGTGATGATCAATATTGACGGTACCAAGGATACGGCCATGGCGCCGGCGGTGGATATGTGCGGCTGGTACTATATGGCTTTCGATGGCGATAAGGTCCCGTCGAGCATCGTCCTGTACCGCAAGAACGAACCCACGGAACAGTTGGGCCTCAATGGCATGAACGAAGCTGCCTCCCAGGCGACCCCTATCAATTTGGCAACGTATTTCAACGCCTTTAATACGAATACCTTGTATTTCGTTCCGGACGAAGATGACTGGAATGACCTCACCCAGGGTGGCTGGGCGACTGTTGACCCCGGTATTCCGGAAGCGGGTGATACGGAACGTTGTTCCTACAAGCTGGCGGCCTTGATTTACGATACCGACAGAGAATTGAATAAGTTGTTTACAGATTACAATGCCGATAAAAGTGAGCCTTGCGTCGGTGTTCACAAAGACATTGTGAAGAAGGATCTTAATCCGGCAACCAAGAAACCGGAATATTCTGGTTCTGCCAATGCGCAAAAATGTTTCCATTCCGAAAGCGAATTCAGTACGCTTTTCAACTACGTTCCGAATGTAAACGAAGTTCAGTGCTTCGATATGCCTTTCCGTCACTATGGTAAGGATACCCGTTGGGGGTATGATTCAGATTCCAACAAGATTGGTAACTTTATTGGTGGTTTCTACCCGCTTGAACATGATGGAGATACATATACGCTCGATGCTAGTGGCGATATGGTTGTTTCCGATGGCAAATTCGGTGATGCCAATGTGGTTGTAATCAACGGTGTTCCCCAGGGTCCGACTTGGAAGGCTCGTAGGAAGAGAATGGCTGAAGCTCCAGTCCCTGTAAAGGATACTGTCAAGAACTTTGACCAATACTGCACAACTCCTGGTTGGCCTGGTGGACGCGATTGTAATGGCTTGTTTAATGATGGTGAGCAACCGTCTGTTTGGGATTGGGGAACTCGTCAGGATTGGAAGGCTATGAACGGCAATAAAAATCTGCCTCGTAACCAGCATTTCTGCTTTGAATCTCATGCTAAGTTCACCTATTACGAAGACCAGGAATTTACCTTCCGCGGTGACGACGACATTTGGGTGTTCATCAACAACAAGCTTGTCGTGGATGCCGGTGGTCCGCACCTTGCAACTCCGGGACACGTGGTTCTTAAGAACTTGAATTCAGCTACTGCTTATGGAGATGGATTCCTTGTTCCTGGTAATGAATATGACCTGGATATCTTCTTCTGCGACCGTCGTACCTCTATGAGTAACGTGATTATCAAGACGAATATGTACATTCGCCAGAAACAGGATATTACGTTGACCCGTGATAAGACTGTTACCGATAGCAAGAGCTATGATGTCTGCTATTCCGAAACGGGTGATGGTTCTTGTGCCGCGGTTGCTGTTGGTAGCGATGAAGGCTTGACCTGCTGCGGTAGCGACTTTACCAATAAACCCGAATGTGCAGGGCTCGATATTTCCTACTGGCTGGTTGAAGGCCGCAAGATTTCGGACTCTACGTCGGCTCGCTCCAAGCATATTACGACGCCGGGTCAGTACAACTGCATTATTGATCTCACGAATTGGACAAAGCCCTCTGTAGGTAAGGCCGAAGACGTTTGCGAACTCGGAACGGGCCGTTACACCTTGTTTATGAAGATTGGCAACAAGTCCAAGCAGGTGGCTACCTTCCGTCCGCAGGGCGAAGTGGACGTTATCTACCGCGACGGTATCGCTCAGGATACGAACGGTGTCGAAATGACCGGTGGTCGCTACTCTGTTACTACTTCCGCCATGGCGGGTGATTGGGTTCCAGTCTACATTTCTAGCGTTCACGAACCGAAATCGTCTTCTGATCCGCTCGACATTCTTCCGATGGATGCCAGCAACGTTCCGTATACTCTGAACGCCGACCCCCTGATGCAGGTTTGCCTCAAGGTGGCTGACGACGGTTCTTGCGCTGAGCTCCTGACTGCAGCTAATGCAAATCGCACGATTGGTCCTACCGGTGTCGATACTGTCTTTGTGACGGTTCTGGAAACGGATTTCGAAAAGGCTGACAACGGACAAAAGGAAGTGGGCATCAGTGTTGTCGGAAGGACGAACACGATGAAGATCAAGTTCTTCTTGCCGGTCATCCAGTTTATCGAAGCTATTCCTGATTCCGGTGTGCTTCCGGTTGCTAAGAGCGGTGATACCGAAGCCGACGGTAACAACGGCGAACGTTGGGTCGGTTCCGTGGTTGACCTGTACCTTGCCATTTTCAAACCGGATGGCGATGGTGGAATTATCCCGTGCCCGGATTGCAAGCTGACCATTCACATGTATAGCGGTGCCGACGGTACCTCCGAAGGAATCGTGTTCTCTCAGCCCGAAACGACCTTTGAAAATGGTTACGCAGTTATTTCCTTGACGTCTGAAAATAAGGAATATAGGCGTCCGGACCATCCGGCAAAGATTGTGGTGGCAAACGCCCTCGGTACGGTGACTGCCGAATACTCCCCGATCTTCTTCAGAACTCCGCCGGTGCCGACTCCGCGCCTTGCTGACGTGTTCGACGTTCGTGGAAAGACTCTGCCGGGCTACAAGATTCATGAAAAATACTATAGAGAAGATCAGGAATACCTTGACGGTATCGCTGACTCCGTGGCTATCTACTATCACCGTGCCATTCCGAAGGACTCCCTGCCTATCAAGGTTTGCATCATTTGGGACTCCACGGTGACCTCTACCGATGACCTGAAGGTGGACTTCAGCCTTGCCGAAGAAGGCCTTACCAAGAAGAAGGATTCCGAAGAGAAAATCTTCTGTAATACGCTTCAGCCGATTGACGCTAGCATGACGAGCTGCTCGGGCGACCTCTGCACCAACGTCCTGAAAATTGGCGGTCTCAAGCTTTCCGAAGTGGCAAAGACCGGTGGACGCGGTAGAATTATTTCTTACGCCAAGTTCTGCGATGCCGACGAATCTATCTGTAACGATTCGCAGAAGAAGGCTGCCTACGAAGTCATTCAGGGTTTCCAGACCGACTTGATTGACCGTGTGGCTCCGGTTCCGCTGCGTGTCGAAGTGAAGACCTTGCGCGACAAGGGTGGCGATTTGCTTGACCGCGATAGCCTTGTAGTGGTGATGTCTGAACCGGTGGATCTGGTGTCTAAGGATAACAAGAAGAGCTCCATGGACTACTTCCTGAATTCTGCAACCGATATCCAGGACGAGGCTTCCCGTTACGCCTCTGTTGTGGACGGCGGAACCACGAAGGTGACAGCACTTTTGGAACCGGCCTTGAGCGAACTTGACGATCAGGGACGTGTCCGTTATACCTATAGCCGTGAAAACATCGGCCCCCACAAGGGTGACTATCTCCGCGTGACGGGTAACACCGAAACCGTTTACTGGACGGACAAGGCCGAATACAATGTGTCGGGTAGCGATACCCTGCGTAACGTTGAAGAAGACGCCAAGTTCAACTGGAACTCTCCGACGGGTCTGGATGACAAGAGCGGTCGTCTGCCGTCTCCGTGGGTTCTGATTGTTGGTGAAGGTGAAAAGAACGTTATTGAAAAGAACTTCGGTCATACAAGCGATGCCGAACCGGGTCCGGCTGTTTATGTGAGAAGCTTCCTCACCTCTGTTTCGAAGGACGAAATCCTGAGAGACTCCGTGAATGTTCCGGGTCACTTCGTGATGCCCGATATGTTCGGCTTGATTCTTGAAAACGAAATCGAGGATGTGAGCGACGTGTACTTCTCTTACGAAGTCGAATACTTCACCAACCTCGGCTCCTTCGTGGCAAGCAAGAGTGGCAAGATCTATTGCGACGACAAGTTCAATACCGAAGTCGATCAGAACGGCAAGAAGATCCAGTACTTCGACGGTGGAAAGTGTAACGATCCGGGTAAGGACCGCAACTTCTTCATCGCCTGGAACATGCGTTCCGACAAGGGCCGCCAGGTGGGTACCGGTGCCTATATCGTGAAGTTCAACTCCTTCGTTAAGCTGGGCGACCACGGTAAGGACAACAAGCAGGAAAGCACTTCTATCTGGGGTGTAAGACGCTCCAAGATCAAGTAG
- a CDS encoding GGDEF domain-containing protein produces the protein MDRTIASGNTIKLPIAQLRPHLIVLYPQNQFKQIPLTKGTVILGRGQDADIRMDDELVSRRHCALTFDGIDVTVKDLGSTNGTFVDGSPVAESKLEDHNRLQIGKMVLKVDFKDASEEAFDRELYEAATMDPLTRISNRRTFMDRSLGELALGRRNNYYVHTIMVDADHFKRVNDTWGHQCGDMVLKEIARILKEEKRESDLLARYGGEEFVLLLSGIGPEDAKKSAERLRSAVERHRFSWKDTIIPVTISLGLASRQGENIGKIEEMIAECDRLLYIAKESGRNQVAF, from the coding sequence ATGGACCGAACAATTGCCAGCGGAAACACCATCAAACTACCGATAGCCCAGCTACGACCGCACCTGATTGTGCTTTACCCGCAAAACCAGTTCAAGCAGATACCGCTTACAAAGGGAACGGTTATCTTGGGCCGTGGGCAGGACGCGGACATCCGCATGGACGACGAACTGGTAAGCCGCAGGCATTGCGCTCTCACTTTCGACGGAATCGACGTGACGGTCAAGGACCTGGGCAGCACCAACGGCACCTTCGTGGACGGCTCCCCTGTCGCCGAAAGCAAGCTCGAAGACCACAACCGCCTGCAAATCGGCAAGATGGTCCTGAAAGTGGATTTCAAGGACGCCTCCGAAGAAGCTTTCGACCGCGAGCTCTACGAAGCGGCCACCATGGACCCGCTCACCCGTATCAGCAACCGTCGCACCTTTATGGACAGGAGCCTCGGCGAACTTGCGCTCGGGCGCCGTAACAACTACTACGTCCATACCATCATGGTCGACGCAGACCACTTTAAGCGCGTGAACGACACCTGGGGCCACCAGTGCGGTGACATGGTTCTCAAGGAAATCGCAAGAATCCTCAAGGAAGAAAAGCGCGAATCCGACCTACTCGCCCGTTACGGAGGCGAGGAATTCGTGCTACTTTTAAGCGGAATCGGCCCAGAAGACGCCAAAAAGAGCGCCGAACGCCTGCGCAGCGCCGTGGAACGTCACCGTTTTTCGTGGAAGGACACGATCATCCCCGTGACAATTTCACTGGGGCTTGCGAGCCGCCAAGGCGAAAACATCGGGAAAATCGAGGAAATGATCGCCGAATGTGACCGTCTGCTGTACATCGCCAAGGAAAGCGGCAGAAATCAGGTGGCCTTTTAA
- a CDS encoding MATE family efflux transporter, with translation MSSLNSDRLNSFGSASIPKLVLQFSVPAIISMLVNALYNVVDRFFVGQGVGSLGIAGITLCFPICLFIMAMSMMVGVGGNTLFAIRLGQKKYIQASIILNNSFSLLILMALGTFTLGEIFMVPLLKLFGASEQTLPVASSYMRILLCGAVFQTIAPGMNHFIRSMGHPKTAMFREIAGAVTNIILDYLFIMKFHWGIEGAAWATIASQLVASALITQFFVKKTAPIHIRWRHMKLRAAYVRKILILGLPPSVMQICNSLMNAILAWSLTTYGNISVQTSGVLSGGDMAISAFGIINSIVCIILLPLLGFVHGTQPIIGYNYGARLNKRVKETLKFIFIYAGGFMLVTWGILMWQAEALVAPFAPNDPELIKLAAWGMRIFSAAFFMIPFGMGAGNFFQGTGKAFRAMFLNACRQVILLIPFLLILPHFFELKGVFMAQPIADTGAAIIGLAMLAHEMKKLK, from the coding sequence ATGTCTAGTTTGAATTCCGATCGCCTTAACTCCTTTGGTTCTGCAAGCATCCCGAAACTGGTGTTGCAGTTCTCGGTCCCGGCCATCATCAGCATGCTGGTGAACGCCCTCTACAACGTGGTGGACCGTTTTTTTGTAGGCCAAGGCGTCGGTAGTCTCGGCATTGCCGGCATTACGCTGTGCTTTCCGATTTGCCTATTTATAATGGCGATGTCCATGATGGTGGGCGTGGGCGGCAATACGCTTTTCGCAATTCGCCTCGGTCAAAAGAAGTACATCCAGGCAAGCATTATCCTGAACAACTCTTTCTCGTTGCTTATCCTAATGGCGCTTGGGACATTCACGCTCGGCGAAATTTTCATGGTGCCGCTCCTGAAATTGTTCGGTGCAAGCGAGCAGACTTTGCCGGTTGCCAGCAGCTACATGCGCATTTTGCTGTGTGGCGCCGTGTTCCAGACAATCGCCCCCGGCATGAACCACTTTATCCGTTCGATGGGACACCCCAAAACGGCCATGTTCCGTGAAATCGCGGGCGCCGTCACGAACATTATCCTCGACTACCTCTTTATCATGAAATTCCACTGGGGTATCGAAGGCGCCGCCTGGGCGACCATCGCCTCGCAGCTTGTCGCCTCGGCACTCATCACGCAGTTTTTCGTCAAGAAAACAGCGCCTATCCACATTCGCTGGCGCCACATGAAACTCCGTGCAGCCTATGTGCGCAAGATTCTTATTCTTGGGTTGCCGCCTTCCGTGATGCAGATTTGCAACAGCCTCATGAACGCCATCCTGGCCTGGAGCCTTACCACCTACGGAAACATCAGCGTACAGACTTCCGGAGTCCTTTCGGGCGGCGACATGGCGATTTCTGCATTTGGCATTATCAATAGTATCGTCTGCATCATCCTCCTTCCGCTCCTAGGATTCGTCCACGGGACGCAACCGATTATCGGCTACAATTATGGCGCCCGCCTCAACAAACGCGTCAAGGAAACCCTCAAGTTCATCTTTATTTATGCGGGCGGGTTCATGCTCGTCACCTGGGGAATCCTCATGTGGCAAGCCGAAGCCCTCGTGGCACCCTTTGCACCGAACGACCCGGAACTTATCAAGCTTGCCGCCTGGGGAATGCGCATATTCTCTGCCGCATTCTTCATGATTCCTTTTGGCATGGGAGCGGGGAACTTTTTCCAGGGGACCGGAAAGGCGTTCAGAGCCATGTTCCTGAACGCCTGCCGTCAAGTGATTCTGCTGATTCCGTTCTTGCTGATTCTGCCACACTTCTTTGAACTGAAGGGAGTGTTCATGGCGCAGCCGATTGCAGACACTGGGGCTGCGATTATCGGCCTTGCCATGCTCGCGCATGAAATGAAGAAACTCAAGTAG